Proteins encoded in a region of the Candidatus Nanosynbacter sp. HMT-352 genome:
- a CDS encoding regulatory protein RecX: MKITDISLQARDKNRVNVSVDGKYRFSLDVFQVGELGIKIGREYTEEEISKLEDDSQFGKLYARSIEYCLIRPRAIKEVRDYLRRKTLATRRRSAKTGKIIERPGIKPEITESVLDRLIEKKYLDDEKFARFWFEQRFVKKGASIRRLKLELAQKGIDNTTIESLVKENIRSDGEELRKIIAKKRYRYSDQQKFMQYLARQGFSYDDIKKALENPKD, translated from the coding sequence ATGAAAATCACCGATATTTCTCTTCAGGCTCGTGATAAAAATCGTGTCAATGTAAGTGTTGACGGGAAATATCGTTTTAGCTTGGACGTATTTCAGGTCGGCGAACTAGGCATTAAGATTGGTCGCGAATATACGGAAGAGGAAATTTCGAAACTAGAAGACGATAGCCAGTTTGGCAAGTTATATGCCAGGTCTATAGAATACTGTTTAATACGTCCGCGAGCCATCAAAGAAGTACGTGATTACCTGCGTCGGAAAACGCTAGCCACTCGTCGACGTTCAGCGAAAACTGGAAAAATTATTGAACGTCCTGGAATAAAGCCGGAGATTACTGAGAGCGTCTTAGATCGTCTTATTGAGAAAAAATATTTGGACGATGAAAAATTTGCTCGATTTTGGTTTGAGCAGCGGTTCGTGAAAAAAGGTGCCAGTATTCGCCGTTTAAAATTGGAACTGGCGCAAAAAGGAATTGATAATACAACGATTGAGTCGTTAGTTAAAGAGAATATTCGCTCTGATGGCGAGGAATTGCGGAAGATTATTGCTAAAAAACGTTATCGATATAGCGACCAACAGAAGTTTATGCAATATTTGGCTAGGCAGGGTTTTTCTTACGACGACATTAAGAAGGCTCTTGAAAACCCAAAAGATTAA
- a CDS encoding type II secretion system protein — protein MDKRNGFTIIELLVVATFLIIIAILGFSQYTKLTNESNNAKKRTAINAMHYSLEEGFYVKNGYYPEKLEEGTLPTMDPALLKDPQGKKIGDKDSSYRYESSNCNDGKCKSYKLIATLVNEDDYIKESRHK, from the coding sequence ATGGATAAGCGAAACGGTTTCACTATTATTGAACTTTTGGTTGTAGCGACTTTCTTAATTATTATCGCAATCTTAGGTTTTTCACAATATACAAAATTGACCAACGAATCAAATAACGCCAAAAAACGCACTGCGATTAATGCTATGCATTATAGCCTGGAAGAAGGTTTTTACGTTAAAAATGGCTATTACCCAGAGAAATTAGAAGAAGGCACGCTTCCGACTATGGATCCCGCGTTGTTAAAAGATCCGCAAGGTAAGAAAATTGGAGATAAAGACAGCAGTTATCGCTACGAATCTTCAAATTGCAATGACGGAAAATGTAAGTCATACAAACTCATTGCGACGCTTGTCAATGAAGACGACTACATAAAAGAAAGTCGCCACAAATAA
- the recA gene encoding recombinase RecA: protein MAKSDSKTVNPEKSSQASDKKIDEGKLKALGLAMDQITKQFGDGSIMKLGEAHKVDVEVIPSGALSLDLALGGGYPKGRIIEIYGPESSGKTTLTLHAIAEIQKQGGTAAFIDAEHALDPAYAKRLGVDTENLLVSQPDNGEQALEITETLVRSNAVDLVIVDSVAALTPQAEIDGDMGDSHMGLQARLMSQALRKLTGIINKSKATVIFINQIRMKIGVMFGNPETTTGGNALKFYASQRIDIRRIGQIKVGDDIIGNRTKIKVVKNKIAPPFRVAEFDIMYNEGISKTGDILDLAATHGIVEKSGAFYKYNGETIGQGRDKTKTYLKENPEVLAEIDQKVRDKVKEAES from the coding sequence ATGGCAAAATCAGACAGTAAAACAGTAAATCCAGAAAAATCAAGTCAGGCATCAGATAAAAAAATTGATGAAGGTAAGCTTAAGGCACTTGGTCTAGCAATGGATCAAATTACCAAGCAGTTTGGTGACGGATCAATTATGAAATTGGGCGAGGCTCATAAAGTCGATGTTGAAGTAATTCCTTCTGGTGCTTTGAGTTTAGATTTAGCGCTTGGTGGCGGATATCCAAAAGGTCGTATCATAGAAATCTATGGTCCAGAAAGCTCGGGTAAGACAACATTGACGCTTCACGCTATTGCAGAAATTCAGAAGCAGGGTGGAACAGCAGCGTTTATTGACGCCGAGCACGCGCTTGATCCAGCATACGCTAAGCGTCTGGGCGTGGACACGGAAAATTTGTTGGTTTCTCAGCCAGATAACGGCGAGCAGGCATTGGAAATTACGGAGACGTTGGTTCGTTCTAACGCGGTGGATTTGGTGATAGTTGACTCGGTAGCTGCCTTGACGCCACAGGCTGAAATTGATGGCGATATGGGTGACTCTCATATGGGTCTTCAGGCTCGATTGATGAGTCAGGCTCTACGTAAATTGACGGGAATTATTAATAAGTCAAAAGCTACGGTGATCTTTATCAATCAGATTCGTATGAAAATTGGCGTGATGTTTGGCAATCCTGAAACGACAACTGGCGGTAATGCGTTGAAGTTTTATGCGTCACAGCGAATTGATATTCGTCGAATTGGTCAGATCAAAGTTGGCGATGATATTATTGGTAACCGCACAAAAATTAAGGTTGTGAAAAATAAGATTGCACCGCCGTTCCGTGTGGCTGAATTTGACATTATGTACAACGAGGGAATTAGTAAAACTGGCGATATTTTGGACTTGGCGGCAACGCACGGTATAGTTGAAAAGTCGGGTGCGTTTTATAAATATAACGGCGAAACGATTGGTCAGGGGCGTGATAAGACGAAGACTTATTTGAAGGAAAATCCTGAGGTTCTGGCGGAAATTGATCAGAAAGTGCGTGATAAAGTGAAGGAAGCGGAAAGTTAA
- a CDS encoding PH domain-containing protein — protein MNPQTSSSEDLTQPVAYDADGQPLYHHPPQTGRPAPVVAQTNSYVTARPEIIDGENFDPRLRSQYANEPQVVHVARDIDRKPFTISDNLKQKHEKSVRQYPNLNLSEGEYIILDIKRHPIGMLIPTSISVFLVVMIMVFYPSIVRDAIISPMPSLTDVFGVAMLLIGLVSLGGAVSLWIYLQNHFYMTNESVIQEIQGSLFYRHEQTVSLGSIEDASFRQSGIIQTLFNYGTIRLSTEGEETTYIFHFVANPRKQIAIINNAIEDFKNGRPVCGD, from the coding sequence ATGAATCCACAAACATCCTCGTCAGAAGATTTAACGCAGCCTGTTGCGTATGATGCTGATGGTCAACCACTGTACCACCATCCACCACAGACTGGTCGTCCAGCTCCGGTTGTGGCGCAGACAAATTCCTATGTGACGGCAAGGCCGGAAATTATTGATGGGGAGAATTTTGACCCACGATTACGTAGTCAATATGCCAATGAACCGCAAGTCGTACATGTTGCGCGAGATATTGACCGAAAGCCGTTTACTATTAGTGACAACCTAAAGCAAAAGCATGAAAAGTCAGTTCGACAATATCCAAACCTCAATTTGAGCGAAGGTGAATATATTATTTTAGACATTAAACGTCATCCAATTGGTATGCTGATTCCGACGAGCATCTCAGTTTTCTTGGTAGTAATGATCATGGTGTTTTATCCGTCAATTGTTCGTGACGCAATTATTTCGCCTATGCCTTCGCTAACTGATGTATTTGGTGTGGCAATGTTGCTTATTGGACTGGTATCGCTTGGTGGTGCGGTATCCTTGTGGATATATTTGCAGAACCATTTTTACATGACGAATGAAAGTGTGATTCAGGAAATTCAGGGTAGTTTATTTTATCGGCACGAACAGACGGTGAGTTTAGGTAGTATTGAAGATGCAAGCTTCCGTCAATCAGGCATTATTCAGACTCTTTTCAATTACGGTACGATTCGCCTCAGTACCGAAGGTGAAGAAACGACATATATATTCCATTTTGTGGCAAATCCGCGAAAGCAAATTGCTATAATCAACAATGCTATTGAAGACTTCAAGAATGGTCGCCCTGTTTGTGGTGATTAG
- a CDS encoding PRC-barrel domain-containing protein yields MLISADRFLNIPVMSLQTGSELARTSREIIDPKNLSIIAYELEGQLLDQRPSLLRIDDVREIGPLGMIIDSTDEIIGIDDVITIKEIYDINFALKDKLVIDEKNKKIGKVIGYTLAAGNFIIQQLRIRRPFLKSFGDTELLIHRSQIIKVTDDKIIVKSATISHVAEKTPISQINSYENPFRKQPRPQPESTKVD; encoded by the coding sequence ATGCTTATATCTGCAGATCGCTTCCTTAATATTCCTGTCATGAGCCTTCAAACAGGCTCCGAACTGGCACGAACATCGCGGGAAATTATCGATCCGAAAAATTTGTCTATAATCGCATACGAACTTGAAGGACAACTTTTAGACCAGCGACCTAGTTTACTTCGTATTGACGATGTCAGGGAGATTGGGCCACTCGGTATGATTATCGATTCAACCGATGAAATTATCGGGATTGATGACGTAATTACTATAAAAGAAATTTATGACATCAATTTTGCATTAAAAGACAAGTTGGTTATTGATGAGAAAAATAAGAAAATCGGAAAAGTTATCGGATACACATTGGCGGCTGGGAATTTTATTATACAACAACTCCGAATTCGGCGACCGTTCCTGAAAAGTTTTGGCGACACAGAGCTACTTATTCATCGTTCTCAGATTATAAAAGTAACCGACGATAAAATAATTGTAAAATCAGCAACTATCTCACACGTAGCCGAAAAAACACCTATTTCGCAGATAAATTCATACGAAAATCCATTCCGTAAGCAGCCTCGTCCACAACCAGAATCTACAAAAGTTGATTAA